A genomic region of Methylobacterium durans contains the following coding sequences:
- a CDS encoding heavy-metal resistance: MTSRSGKPVPGTLFDGLFIPLGDWGHLLDVAQELRSIDSEFMDTMLEAYASGPRALSPYEITKVRSLVQLLKQLDLDPAAICRELPETMHELETTCVGCTQRTRCDHELAAGTAAVTYQRFCPNAQRLMHLVEKVGP; encoded by the coding sequence ATGACGTCACGTTCCGGCAAACCAGTTCCTGGCACCTTGTTCGATGGGCTCTTCATCCCCCTGGGTGATTGGGGCCATTTGCTGGACGTCGCTCAGGAGCTGAGGAGCATCGACAGCGAGTTCATGGATACGATGCTGGAGGCGTACGCCTCCGGGCCTCGCGCACTCTCCCCGTACGAGATCACCAAGGTTCGCAGCCTCGTGCAGCTGCTCAAGCAGCTTGATCTCGACCCAGCGGCCATTTGCCGTGAGTTGCCCGAGACCATGCACGAGCTTGAGACTACGTGTGTTGGTTGTACTCAGCGCACCCGGTGCGACCATGAACTCGCAGCCGGAACTGCTGCGGTGACCTACCAGCGCTTCTGCCCGAACGCGCAACGTCTCATGCACCTTGTGGAAAAAGTTGGACCCTAG
- a CDS encoding DUF6894 family protein — MPRYYLDLHDEQSTTRDTVGIECADGDAVGVMANRLLAEVAAHEPIIAGQKTLLASVRDEAGHVVYASTLNLTGTRVQIPAKVPPTQVILQVA, encoded by the coding sequence GTGCCCCGCTACTACCTGGACCTTCACGACGAGCAGTCCACCACGCGCGACACGGTTGGCATCGAGTGCGCTGATGGGGATGCGGTCGGCGTCATGGCCAACAGGCTGCTGGCAGAGGTCGCAGCCCACGAGCCGATCATCGCCGGCCAGAAGACGCTTCTTGCAAGCGTGCGGGACGAAGCTGGACACGTAGTCTACGCGTCCACGCTGAACCTGACCGGCACCCGAGTTCAGATTCCCGCCAAGGTCCCACCCACTCAGGTCATCCTGCAAGTCGCCTGA
- a CDS encoding BON domain-containing protein, with translation MPSEHQKAVLDRAVIRLPGVRGIVNLLGIRPLACEEVRSAILGALKRSVGNTGNVRVRVSGDTVTLDGCVDLWNEREVVERAAGGVPGVRTVEDHLTLV, from the coding sequence GTGCCCAGTGAACACCAGAAGGCAGTCCTGGATCGTGCAGTTATTCGATTACCTGGCGTACGTGGGATCGTAAATCTGCTCGGCATCCGGCCCCTGGCTTGCGAGGAGGTCAGATCGGCCATCCTCGGTGCTCTGAAGCGCTCCGTTGGCAATACAGGTAACGTCCGCGTCCGTGTGAGCGGTGATACGGTGACGCTCGACGGCTGCGTCGATCTTTGGAATGAACGCGAGGTCGTCGAACGTGCTGCGGGAGGCGTTCCGGGAGTGCGCACCGTAGAGGACCATCTCACGCTCGTCTGA
- a CDS encoding 5-formyltetrahydrofolate cyclo-ligase has translation MGTQTRKPENDPHQPVEDPAAFGTYSSTPCFMHELDPSFVGLTSGSERAGSPPLPAGSLDWPAIRQWRKEMRTQLIERRLQIGSAERADWSGRIDTALAEALSSASGNLVGFYWPFRGEYDARTLLTGLRTRGVRLALPVVVAKAQPLQFREWWPGVAMSRGVWNIPIPAEGEPLLPDILLAPLVGFDVSGFRLGYGGGFYDRTIAAMPSKPQTIGVGFELSRLDTIHPQPHDMRMDLIITERASAP, from the coding sequence ATGGGCACTCAGACGAGGAAACCTGAGAACGATCCTCACCAGCCTGTCGAGGATCCGGCGGCGTTCGGCACCTACAGCTCGACGCCCTGTTTCATGCACGAACTCGATCCGAGCTTCGTCGGCCTGACCAGCGGATCGGAGCGGGCAGGGAGCCCTCCGCTACCTGCCGGCAGCCTGGATTGGCCAGCGATCCGGCAGTGGCGGAAGGAGATGCGCACTCAGTTGATCGAGCGTCGGCTTCAGATCGGGTCCGCAGAGCGCGCGGACTGGAGCGGGCGGATCGACACGGCGCTGGCGGAGGCGCTCTCCTCGGCCTCGGGAAACCTCGTCGGCTTCTACTGGCCCTTCAGAGGGGAGTACGATGCACGCACGCTCCTCACCGGTCTGCGCACGCGCGGGGTGCGCCTCGCGCTTCCCGTGGTGGTGGCAAAGGCGCAGCCACTCCAGTTTCGTGAATGGTGGCCGGGTGTGGCGATGTCCCGGGGCGTCTGGAACATCCCGATCCCAGCCGAGGGCGAGCCGCTACTCCCTGATATCCTGCTCGCGCCACTCGTCGGCTTTGACGTCTCCGGCTTCCGGCTAGGCTACGGCGGGGGCTTCTATGACCGGACCATCGCGGCGATGCCATCGAAGCCACAGACGATCGGCGTCGGCTTTGAACTGTCGCGCCTGGACACCATTCATCCGCAGCCGCACGATATGCGGATGGACCTCATCATCACTGAACGAGCCTCAGCTCCGTAA
- a CDS encoding helix-turn-helix domain-containing protein: MQTVLATAGLLPALGGALPDAAFSPRQTPEPKAGSRRAFTADEEIFAEGDRIAFFYKVASGAVRTYKLLSDGRRQIDAFHLPGDIFGVEAGEEHRFSAEAVTDTKLIIYRASDRSTLAGDGGCLAREVVGALLRGLERAQDHMMLLGRKSARERIASFLIGLSERMTGEESINLPMSRADIADHLGLTIESVSRSLTQLEREGVIALPTNRRSVILRNPAALRRLDA; the protein is encoded by the coding sequence ATGCAGACCGTCCTTGCCACCGCCGGCCTTCTTCCCGCTCTTGGAGGCGCTCTTCCGGACGCCGCGTTCTCTCCGCGGCAGACGCCGGAGCCGAAGGCGGGATCGCGGCGCGCGTTCACAGCGGACGAAGAGATCTTCGCCGAAGGCGACCGGATCGCCTTCTTCTACAAGGTCGCGTCGGGCGCGGTCCGGACCTACAAGCTTCTGAGCGACGGACGTCGGCAGATCGACGCCTTCCACCTGCCCGGGGATATCTTCGGGGTCGAAGCGGGGGAGGAGCACCGGTTCAGTGCCGAAGCCGTGACCGACACGAAACTGATCATCTACCGTGCGAGCGACCGGAGCACGTTAGCGGGTGACGGGGGTTGCCTCGCCCGTGAGGTTGTCGGCGCACTATTGCGCGGGCTCGAGCGCGCTCAGGACCACATGATGCTTCTTGGGCGGAAGTCGGCCAGGGAGAGGATCGCAAGCTTCCTGATCGGCCTGTCCGAACGGATGACGGGAGAGGAAAGCATCAACCTGCCGATGTCGCGGGCCGACATCGCCGACCATCTCGGCCTCACCATCGAGAGCGTGTCTCGCTCGCTGACGCAACTCGAGCGCGAGGGTGTCATCGCGTTGCCAACCAACCGCCGCTCGGTCATCCTACGCAACCCGGCTGCCCTCCGTCGCCTCGACGCCTGA
- a CDS encoding PHA/PHB synthase family protein, which yields MLGFWAAWMEQLSASPQAAPSIAWPQWQDAPTTLGLPVLPSSPEQLSKSLSDGPLLRSIDQIWNANPLREVVPVDWAEIARALRIVWLRSAGKPNATLSLIDFNQALWGSLLSVWQEAGQSWLGLFGLAKDEEPGASSGDKRFAAPEWRTNPAYLALKELYLLASDWLLEQSEAADMEEGERQRVNFHLRQFVDAMSPSLMLMSNPVALRKAVETGGASLADGTRNLLADLAAGRLSMVDASAFAPGRNLALTPGKVVHRNKLMELIQYTPTTEQVHRTPLLILPPWINKYYILDMRPKNSMIRYLVEQGFTVFVVSWKNPDASMDAIGIEDYIDLGPLEASDVACAITGSPSVNAMGYCIGGVLLTLTLAVLAAKGDKRFNAASFMVSPQDFSHIGDTAVFMGEPTLDLIEQQMMERGYLDSREMSNMFSLLRSNDLIWANVVNNYLLGNKPPAFDLLYWNSDGTRMTRAAHSWYLRNTYVENNLIKPGKIRLKGEAIDLGRIHQDAYAVGCEKDHIVPWDSAWRITQLFGGSVRYVLASSGHVAGIINPPGGKGAYRTREDGAAASSPEEWLQGAARHAGSWWPDWVSWLSARSGRKGKPPPLGSAQHPPLVDAPGTYVLEN from the coding sequence ATGCTGGGCTTCTGGGCTGCTTGGATGGAGCAACTCTCCGCTTCGCCTCAGGCCGCGCCGAGTATCGCCTGGCCACAATGGCAGGACGCGCCCACCACGCTCGGCCTTCCGGTCCTTCCAAGCAGCCCCGAACAGCTGAGCAAGAGCCTTTCGGACGGTCCGCTGCTTCGCTCCATCGATCAGATCTGGAACGCGAATCCGCTGCGCGAGGTCGTGCCCGTGGACTGGGCCGAGATCGCCCGAGCCTTGCGCATCGTCTGGCTGCGCTCCGCCGGAAAGCCGAACGCTACCCTGTCGCTCATCGACTTCAACCAAGCGCTCTGGGGCTCGCTCCTCAGTGTCTGGCAGGAGGCGGGACAGAGTTGGCTCGGCCTGTTCGGCTTGGCGAAGGATGAGGAACCGGGGGCGTCCTCGGGCGACAAGCGGTTCGCCGCACCCGAGTGGCGCACGAACCCGGCCTACCTGGCGCTGAAGGAGCTGTATCTGCTCGCCTCCGATTGGCTGCTGGAGCAGAGCGAGGCAGCCGACATGGAGGAAGGGGAGCGGCAGCGCGTCAACTTCCATCTGCGTCAGTTCGTGGACGCGATGAGCCCCAGCCTGATGCTGATGTCCAATCCGGTTGCTCTGCGCAAAGCGGTCGAGACGGGCGGCGCCAGCCTGGCGGACGGCACTCGAAACCTCCTCGCCGACCTTGCAGCGGGTCGCCTCAGCATGGTCGACGCGAGCGCGTTTGCACCCGGACGCAACCTGGCTCTCACGCCGGGCAAAGTGGTCCACCGCAACAAGCTGATGGAGCTAATCCAGTACACGCCGACGACGGAGCAGGTTCACCGCACGCCGCTGCTGATCCTGCCGCCATGGATCAACAAGTACTACATTCTCGACATGCGGCCGAAGAACAGCATGATCCGCTACCTGGTCGAGCAGGGCTTCACAGTCTTCGTGGTCTCTTGGAAGAACCCTGACGCGTCGATGGATGCCATCGGCATCGAGGACTACATCGACCTGGGGCCGCTGGAAGCCAGCGATGTGGCCTGCGCGATCACCGGCAGCCCGAGTGTCAACGCCATGGGCTATTGCATCGGTGGCGTTCTCCTGACGCTGACCCTGGCCGTTCTTGCGGCCAAGGGAGACAAGCGCTTCAACGCGGCAAGCTTCATGGTCTCGCCGCAGGATTTCTCGCACATCGGCGATACGGCTGTGTTCATGGGCGAGCCGACGCTCGATCTCATCGAGCAGCAGATGATGGAGCGGGGCTACCTCGACAGCCGCGAGATGAGCAACATGTTCAGCCTGTTGCGGTCGAACGACCTGATCTGGGCGAATGTGGTCAACAACTACCTGCTCGGCAACAAGCCGCCCGCCTTTGATCTTCTGTACTGGAACAGCGACGGCACGCGCATGACGCGAGCTGCGCACAGCTGGTACCTGCGCAACACCTATGTCGAGAACAACCTGATCAAGCCCGGCAAGATCCGGCTGAAGGGCGAAGCGATCGATCTCGGCCGCATCCACCAGGATGCTTACGCGGTGGGGTGCGAGAAGGACCACATCGTGCCGTGGGACTCGGCTTGGCGCATCACGCAGTTGTTCGGCGGGTCGGTCCGATACGTGCTCGCCTCCAGCGGGCACGTTGCCGGGATCATCAACCCGCCGGGCGGCAAGGGCGCCTACCGCACGCGTGAGGACGGTGCTGCCGCAAGCAGCCCCGAGGAGTGGCTGCAGGGCGCCGCGCGCCACGCGGGCAGCTGGTGGCCGGATTGGGTGTCGTGGCTGTCCGCCCGTTCCGGCAGGAAGGGCAAACCGCCACCTCTAGGCAGCGCGCAGCACCCACCGCTGGTGGATGCACCGGGAACCTACGTTCTCGAGAATTAG
- a CDS encoding HPP family protein, which translates to MSNSVSPKQQSGKSAGFRLFRPILAGATLRERLIACLGALAGITLTGLICGLVFGQGPDIPLIVAPMGASAVLLFAVPASPLAQPWPIIGGNTISAFVGVLAARFIPDPVVAIGVGVSLAIAAMSFTRCLHPPGGAAALTALIGGPAVTSAGFLFPLFPVCVNSVILVALGITFHKIARRNYPHVPVAVPVNTHGTADLPAPLRVGFKPEDVDAALVALHETLDIDRADLDRLLQQVEHHALVRSQGDLTCGEIMSRDVVTIGLDGSAERARELLIAHNIRTLPVVDGAGQLAGTLGLRELTLHGEVGIAQVMSEAQTAGPHEPVVALASSLTDGHTHAVVVVDEERRILGIITQTDLLATVTRLLSAKAFALSEPGPA; encoded by the coding sequence ATGTCCAACTCCGTCAGCCCAAAGCAGCAGAGCGGCAAGTCAGCCGGGTTTCGCCTGTTCAGGCCGATCTTGGCAGGCGCAACCCTGCGCGAGCGCCTCATCGCCTGCCTGGGTGCGCTCGCGGGCATCACGCTCACCGGCCTGATCTGCGGCTTGGTCTTCGGCCAGGGACCCGACATCCCGCTGATCGTCGCCCCGATGGGCGCCTCGGCCGTTCTGCTGTTTGCCGTGCCGGCAAGTCCCCTCGCCCAGCCCTGGCCCATCATCGGCGGCAACACGATCTCGGCCTTCGTGGGCGTGCTGGCTGCCCGCTTCATCCCGGATCCGGTGGTGGCGATCGGCGTCGGCGTCTCGCTAGCAATCGCCGCGATGTCGTTCACCCGGTGCCTTCACCCGCCCGGTGGTGCGGCCGCCTTGACGGCATTGATCGGCGGCCCAGCCGTCACGTCCGCCGGCTTCCTGTTCCCGCTGTTTCCGGTCTGCGTGAACTCGGTCATCCTGGTCGCTCTTGGTATCACCTTCCACAAAATCGCGCGGCGCAACTACCCGCACGTCCCAGTTGCGGTGCCGGTCAACACCCATGGCACCGCTGACCTGCCCGCGCCGCTCCGCGTCGGCTTCAAGCCGGAGGACGTCGATGCTGCCCTTGTCGCGTTGCACGAGACGCTGGACATCGATCGGGCCGACCTTGACCGGCTCCTGCAGCAGGTCGAACACCACGCGCTCGTGCGCTCGCAGGGCGACCTCACCTGCGGCGAGATCATGTCGCGCGATGTGGTCACCATCGGGCTGGACGGCAGCGCTGAGCGGGCGCGAGAGCTCCTGATCGCGCATAACATCCGGACGTTGCCCGTGGTGGACGGGGCCGGTCAGCTAGCGGGCACGCTCGGCCTGCGAGAGCTGACACTGCATGGCGAGGTGGGCATCGCGCAGGTGATGTCGGAGGCGCAAACGGCCGGACCTCATGAGCCGGTGGTCGCGTTGGCGTCCTCGCTGACCGACGGCCACACCCATGCGGTGGTCGTCGTGGACGAGGAGCGGCGCATCTTGGGGATCATCACCCAGACCGACCTCCTCGCGACCGTCACGCGCCTGCTCTCGGCGAAGGCTTTCGCGCTTTCCGAGCCTGGCCCGGCGTAG
- a CDS encoding helix-turn-helix domain-containing protein, protein MLVDTGLQESPRHVCHHRQSEGGCADCKVRPISVCSVLTLPELEELESLSQHLVLEKGHALFGQDEPAGYVYNVIEGALRLTRLLPDGRRQVMGFALPGDFLGLALQDRFSVSAEALTSLKTCRFERRAFTGLVQAKPHLLRSLHDRAGYELTLAQDQMLLLGRRTAEEKVASFLLSLRERYARTGRTSVTLELPMGRQDMADHLGLTIETVSRMLTRLDRQHAVLLVPGGVRLLDLAKLESLSAN, encoded by the coding sequence ATGCTGGTCGACACAGGTTTGCAGGAAAGTCCCCGACACGTCTGTCACCACCGGCAATCCGAGGGCGGCTGCGCCGATTGTAAGGTCCGCCCGATCAGCGTCTGCAGCGTCCTGACACTACCCGAGCTGGAGGAACTCGAGTCGCTCAGTCAGCACCTCGTTCTCGAAAAGGGGCACGCCCTCTTCGGACAGGACGAACCAGCAGGCTATGTCTACAACGTGATCGAGGGCGCCTTGCGCCTCACTCGGCTGTTGCCGGACGGGCGCCGGCAAGTGATGGGCTTCGCGCTTCCCGGCGATTTTCTTGGGCTTGCCCTCCAGGACCGCTTCTCGGTTTCCGCCGAGGCACTGACTTCGTTGAAGACCTGCCGTTTCGAGCGCAGAGCATTTACGGGGCTCGTCCAAGCGAAGCCACATCTTCTCAGGAGTCTGCACGATCGGGCCGGATACGAGCTTACGCTGGCGCAGGATCAGATGCTGCTGCTCGGGCGCCGTACGGCCGAGGAGAAGGTTGCGAGCTTCTTGCTTTCCCTGCGCGAGCGCTACGCCCGCACGGGGCGCACGTCGGTCACCTTGGAACTGCCGATGGGCCGGCAGGACATGGCGGACCATCTCGGTCTCACCATCGAGACGGTCAGCCGCATGCTGACGCGTCTCGACAGGCAGCATGCCGTTCTCCTCGTCCCCGGTGGCGTCCGGCTCCTCGATTTGGCGAAGCTTGAGAGTCTTTCCGCGAACTGA
- a CDS encoding IS630 family transposase (programmed frameshift), with the protein MPSPLSVDLRERVVAAVAAGASCRRVAARFGVSVSSASRWSERFRNEGQLASKPMGGDHTSKRIEAHAALILATSKQEPRLFLRELRDRLAEQGVQTSTSGLSRFFQRHGISWKKGPTHAAEQERADVRAAREAWFEAQPELDPDRLVFLDETAAATNMARRYGWAPRGERCRLAAPWGHYKTTTITAALRTSGLCATALLDGPTNGRRFRSYVTETLIPVLQPGDIVVMDNLPAHKVAGVQAAIEATGARLMYLPSYSPDLNPIEQAFAKLKALLRSAAARTIPDLWAAIRQALSCFTPQECRNYLAAAGYEDDLAVAT; encoded by the exons ATGCCTTCACCGTTGTCTGTGGACCTGCGCGAGCGTGTCGTGGCTGCCGTGGCGGCGGGTGCCTCCTGCCGTCGCGTCGCCGCTCGCTTCGGGGTCAGCGTGTCGAGCGCCAGCCGCTGGTCGGAGCGCTTCCGCAATGAGGGCCAACTCGCCTCCAAGCCGATGGGCGGCGATCACACCTCGAAGCGGATTGAGGCGCATGCCGCGCTCATCCTGGCGACCTCGAAGCAGGAGCCGCGCCTCTTCCTGCGTGAGCTGCGCGACCGACTGGCCGAGCAGGGCGTGCAGACCAGCACGAGCGGGTTGTCACGCTTCTTCCAGCGGCACGGGATCAGCTGGAAAAAGGGGC CGACGCACGCAGCTGAGCAGGAGCGCGCGGACGTAAGAGCGGCCCGCGAGGCGTGGTTCGAGGCCCAGCCCGAGCTCGACCCGGACCGGCTGGTGTTCTTGGACGAGACCGCGGCTGCCACCAACATGGCGCGACGCTACGGTTGGGCCCCGCGCGGCGAGCGCTGCCGGCTCGCAGCGCCGTGGGGGCATTACAAAACCACCACCATCACCGCCGCCCTGCGCACGAGTGGGCTGTGCGCCACCGCGCTTCTTGACGGTCCCACCAACGGCAGGCGCTTTCGCAGCTACGTCACCGAGACCCTAATCCCGGTGCTGCAGCCGGGCGACATCGTCGTCATGGACAACCTGCCAGCCCACAAGGTCGCCGGCGTGCAGGCCGCGATCGAGGCCACAGGGGCCAGGCTCATGTACCTGCCGTCCTACAGCCCCGATCTCAACCCGATCGAGCAGGCCTTCGCCAAGCTCAAGGCCCTGTTGCGCAGCGCAGCAGCCCGCACCATCCCGGATCTCTGGGCAGCGATCCGGCAGGCCCTCTCGTGCTTCACCCCGCAGGAGTGCCGCAACTACCTCGCCGCAGCCGGCTACGAAGACGACTTGGCCGTCGCTACCTGA
- a CDS encoding peroxidase family protein yields the protein MGAQADRRSTQQPPPAGVKHIELRPQDLDLLLTQASDPALHRNVSGFENNLTPGRELWGAASQPFLRLSPAQFEQTETQTSPNAARVTSVDGTSLLPNPRLVSDLIGQQPLDAGGNTISLPNSFGGNLLLMSFGQFFDHGLDFYARGGGPDLVPISDVDDRLATAQLRLDAIRAAQGLPSVQIDATDNLLKQLGDHPPPGFEFLTGSRAGRFDLVNGRVVLGADGAPVMNNSTGTAHLNKTAPFVDQSQTYGSEPKMADLLRESARTAAGDLIPDGNGGWVKTHRLLDGAQEVGPDGITRGNLPSYADVLVNNGVPRDVIDRLLADVADKTITNIDAWARLTTAPGFVNFSDIGDAKHTIMLGDKNDALASPFGPDGVTPNPTFDLQSLLSYHIAGDHRADENVALTAVHTVWYREHNFEAEQIRALHPDWSAEQVFQAAKIVTSAEYQRTVFTEFADGMSGGIPGPSHGFGGYNPNVNPGISEEFAGAMYRVGHSMINETIPYVDSDGAMREVPLFSAFLNPAMFDGRDPLTDGVGGAASIIAGEVQVAHQRIDEQIVEVIRSKLLGLPLDLYAANIERGREAGVPTLDTFRRYVSENTSLIDQAGQASNYTATQPEKVPGLMPYETWAEFGANLRGTPEEQAELLALFKAAYGEADIHVGDVDLFVGGLAEKPFGASQMGSTFTWIFQEQLDRLQEGDRFYYFNQLKDAPLLLADIGSQHFSDIVMRNTGLEHLHFAAFKVAETIELGPEDRTYEQDGLPTTPGAALVLVGNAHDNTIVVTAGDHTLYGEAGDDTLQGGSGLDALHGGTGDDVLMAGAGPLGAFAYGEDGDDELRGNSGDDNLIGGAGDDVIEGGAGKDFLSGGSGDDRIMPGADPTMIDGGEGNDTIVFSAASEGVTVDLGIALQPIVGLGGYAQGDVISGIENIIGSRAADTLTGDQADNRISGGRGDDHLDGAAGDDLVIGGTGADVLRGGSGDDTLRGGKGADTFVFHPEDIGQDTITDFDPEADHLDLRELGLFDVADVLSVTSEDRCGDAVIAVKGISIALEGVSEAQLQAACSTFVV from the coding sequence ATGGGAGCGCAAGCAGACCGGCGTTCGACGCAGCAACCGCCCCCGGCAGGCGTGAAACATATCGAGCTCCGTCCGCAGGATCTGGATCTGCTTCTGACCCAAGCGAGCGACCCAGCCCTGCACCGCAACGTCAGCGGGTTCGAGAACAACCTCACGCCCGGTCGTGAACTCTGGGGAGCGGCCAGTCAGCCCTTCCTGCGCCTGTCGCCCGCTCAGTTCGAGCAGACAGAAACTCAGACCAGCCCGAACGCAGCGCGCGTCACCTCCGTCGACGGGACGTCTCTCCTCCCGAACCCTCGGCTGGTCAGTGACCTGATCGGCCAGCAACCTCTCGATGCCGGCGGCAACACGATCAGCCTGCCGAACAGCTTCGGCGGCAACCTTCTCCTGATGTCCTTCGGGCAGTTCTTCGATCACGGCCTCGATTTCTACGCCCGCGGCGGCGGCCCCGATCTCGTCCCCATCAGCGACGTGGACGATCGGCTGGCGACCGCCCAGCTCCGCCTCGACGCAATTCGCGCGGCGCAGGGACTTCCCTCCGTCCAGATCGACGCGACCGACAACCTCCTCAAGCAATTGGGGGATCACCCTCCGCCAGGGTTCGAATTCCTGACCGGCAGCCGCGCCGGACGCTTCGACCTTGTGAACGGGCGTGTCGTGCTTGGTGCCGATGGCGCGCCCGTGATGAACAACAGCACCGGGACGGCGCATCTCAACAAGACGGCACCGTTCGTCGACCAGAGCCAAACCTACGGCTCCGAGCCGAAGATGGCGGACCTGTTGCGCGAGAGTGCGCGCACCGCAGCCGGCGACCTGATCCCGGACGGCAACGGCGGCTGGGTGAAGACCCATCGCCTGCTCGACGGAGCCCAGGAAGTGGGCCCGGACGGGATCACCCGGGGCAATCTGCCGAGCTATGCCGATGTCTTGGTCAACAATGGCGTGCCCCGAGACGTCATCGATCGGCTGTTGGCCGACGTCGCGGACAAGACGATCACGAACATCGACGCTTGGGCCCGCCTCACGACAGCTCCGGGCTTCGTGAACTTCAGTGACATCGGCGACGCCAAGCACACGATCATGCTGGGCGACAAGAATGATGCGCTCGCATCGCCGTTCGGGCCGGACGGTGTCACGCCGAACCCGACATTCGATTTGCAGAGCCTTCTATCCTACCACATTGCCGGGGATCACCGTGCCGACGAGAACGTCGCGCTGACCGCGGTCCACACGGTCTGGTACCGCGAGCACAATTTCGAAGCTGAGCAGATCCGGGCGCTGCATCCGGACTGGAGTGCCGAACAGGTGTTCCAGGCCGCCAAGATCGTCACCTCGGCCGAGTACCAGCGCACCGTCTTCACCGAATTCGCCGACGGGATGTCCGGCGGCATCCCCGGCCCATCGCACGGCTTCGGCGGGTACAACCCAAACGTCAATCCCGGCATCTCGGAGGAGTTCGCGGGCGCCATGTATCGCGTCGGCCACTCCATGATCAACGAGACCATTCCGTACGTGGATAGCGACGGCGCGATGCGGGAGGTGCCGCTGTTCTCGGCCTTCCTGAACCCGGCCATGTTCGATGGCCGGGATCCGCTCACGGACGGGGTCGGTGGTGCGGCTTCCATCATTGCAGGCGAGGTTCAGGTCGCGCACCAGCGGATCGACGAGCAGATCGTCGAGGTGATCCGCAGCAAGCTGCTCGGGCTGCCGCTCGACCTCTACGCAGCCAATATCGAGCGGGGCCGCGAGGCCGGGGTGCCGACCCTCGATACCTTCCGGCGCTACGTGAGCGAGAACACCAGCCTCATCGATCAGGCTGGTCAGGCATCGAACTACACGGCGACCCAGCCCGAGAAGGTCCCCGGCCTCATGCCCTACGAGACCTGGGCCGAGTTCGGGGCCAACCTGCGCGGCACACCGGAGGAGCAGGCCGAGCTCCTAGCGCTGTTCAAGGCCGCCTACGGCGAGGCGGATATCCATGTCGGCGATGTCGACCTGTTCGTCGGCGGCCTCGCGGAGAAGCCGTTCGGTGCGAGCCAGATGGGCTCGACCTTCACCTGGATCTTCCAGGAGCAACTCGACCGGCTGCAGGAGGGGGACCGCTTCTACTACTTCAACCAGCTCAAGGATGCGCCGCTGCTTCTCGCCGATATCGGCTCCCAGCATTTCTCCGACATCGTCATGCGGAACACCGGGCTCGAGCATCTCCACTTCGCGGCCTTCAAGGTTGCGGAGACGATCGAGCTTGGCCCAGAGGATCGAACCTACGAGCAAGATGGCCTTCCGACCACGCCCGGTGCGGCCTTGGTGCTCGTCGGCAACGCGCATGACAACACGATCGTGGTAACGGCTGGCGACCACACGCTCTACGGCGAGGCGGGAGACGACACCCTGCAGGGCGGCTCGGGGCTTGATGCCCTGCACGGCGGCACCGGCGACGACGTCCTGATGGCCGGAGCGGGCCCGCTCGGCGCCTTCGCCTACGGCGAGGATGGCGACGACGAGCTCCGCGGCAACAGCGGCGACGACAACCTGATCGGCGGCGCGGGCGACGATGTCATCGAGGGTGGCGCCGGCAAGGACTTCCTTTCCGGCGGCTCCGGCGACGATCGGATCATGCCGGGCGCCGATCCGACCATGATCGATGGCGGAGAGGGCAACGACACCATCGTGTTCAGTGCCGCCTCGGAGGGCGTGACCGTCGATCTCGGCATCGCGCTGCAGCCCATCGTGGGTCTCGGCGGCTACGCGCAGGGTGACGTGATCAGCGGGATCGAGAACATCATCGGCTCACGCGCGGCCGATACCTTGACCGGGGACCAAGCCGACAATCGGATCTCAGGCGGTCGTGGGGACGATCACCTCGATGGTGCAGCCGGCGACGACCTGGTGATCGGTGGCACCGGAGCAGACGTCCTGCGTGGTGGCTCGGGAGATGACACGCTCCGGGGCGGCAAAGGCGCGGACACGTTTGTGTTCCACCCCGAGGACATAGGCCAAGACACGATCACCGACTTCGATCCGGAAGCGGACCACCTCGATCTACGCGAGCTCGGACTGTTCGACGTTGCGGATGTTCTTTCCGTCACGAGCGAGGATCGGTGCGGAGACGCCGTGATCGCCGTCAAGGGTATCTCGATCGCGCTTGAAGGCGTCAGCGAGGCGCAACTTCAGGCGGCATGCAGCACGTTTGTCGTGTAG